Proteins from a single region of Xenopus laevis strain J_2021 chromosome 9_10S, Xenopus_laevis_v10.1, whole genome shotgun sequence:
- the spnl.S gene encoding leukosialin-like, with the protein MGKQRIWCIVLCQSFWLWGALTLATSPSTLFEPDNTSPSSDSKIVTEVQHLKVPDTTTGTVTDTPKQPEISHANVFKQIPIAQALIDPESMSTQINKLAEPVQEKNDSQATPSIEGNDFVSLPAENGTTQKDTVMTSANEMETTTHVSTGLLTSISTGDDKRAVIDIEPTGYTTEPTVSKKLTTLYNVTKIHGVSGDTGLKTSRDGLLTSSPESNITETNYKATGTHSGSNEHKTPTPKKDNSNNTSRLFLYVVLICLLLLILAVIVILVLRKKRRSRSQNFSKRVKKGDSKDVWAGQVPELAGGEVTVGADGLVNGMAVPLLGDEQEMTTFVIGEKKGDSGIEIVEAEAGTTKKVGGEEMKEKAENLVVQEEQKVPKDAKLEIKLNGEVEAKEEQFPLPPVEQNLVGNKDKAI; encoded by the coding sequence ATGGGAAAGCAAAGAATTTGGTGTATTGTCCTATGCCAGAGTTTTTGGCTTTGGGGAGCACTCACTTTGGCAACTTCTCCCTCCACTCTGTTTGAGCCTGATAACACAAGTCCCTCCTCTGATAGCAAAATAGTCACAGAGGTCCAGCACCTAAAAGTGCCTGATACAACCACTGGAACTGTGACTGACACCCCAAAGCAACCAGAGATCAGTCATGCCAATGTATTTAAGCAAATCCCAATAGCACAAGCCCTCATAGATCCAGAGTCTATGTCTACCCAAATAAATAAGCTTGCTGaaccagtccaggaaaagaatgATAGCCAGGCGACTCCTTCCATTGAGGGCAACGATTTTGTTTCGcttcctgctgaaaatggcactACTCAAAAGGACACCGTTATGACCTCTGCTAATGAAATGGAAACCACCACCCATGTGAGCACAGGGCTCCTGACATCCATTTCTACTGGGGATGATAAAAGAGCAGTTATTGATATAGAACCGACTGGCTACACTACTGAGCCCACTGTGTCCAAGAAATTGACCACCTTATATAACGTAACCAAGATTCATGGTGTATCTGGTGATACAGGACTTAAGACCAGCCGTGATGGTCTTCTTACTTCTTCCCCTGAATCCAATATAACGGAAACTAATTATAAAGCCACAGGCACACACTCGGGCAGTAATGAGCATAAAACTCCTACCCCTAAGAAAGATAATTCTAACAATACGTCCAGACTGTTTTTATATGTCGTACTGATTTGCCTTCTCCTACTGATACTTGCTGTCATTGTGATCCTTGTCTTGAGGAAAAAGAGGAGAAGCAGATCTCAGAACTTCAGCAAGCGAGTAAAAAAAGGAGACAGCAAAGATGTATGGGCAGGGCAGGTGCCTGAACTTGCCGGAGGGGAGGTGACAGTGGGTGCCGATGGGCTGGTCAATGGCATGGCTGTACCACTGTTGGGAGATGAGCAGGAGATGACCACTTTTGTCATTGGGGAGAAGAAGGGGGATTCAGGAATAGAGATTGTAGAAGCAGAGGCTGGGACAACCAAGAAGGTGGGTGGtgaggagatgaaagagaaagcaGAGAACCTTGTGGTTCAGGAGGAGCAGAAGGTACCAAAGGATGCAAAGCTGGAGATAAAACTCAATGGGGAAGTGGAGGCAAAAGAAGAACAGTTCCCACTCCCTCCTGTGGAACAAAACTTGGTGGGCAATAAAGACAAAGCAATTTAG
- the nlk.2.S gene encoding serine/threonine-protein kinase NLK2: MAFPGSGRSIPGQLCAGVFSGLIQPPLGQKFYCPNGGGAVPSPLPQALSAPQCNGEGRDPEPDRPIGYGAFGVVWSVTDPRDGKRVALKKMPNVFQNLVSCKRVFRELKMLCFFKHDNVLSALDILQPPQIDCFEEIYVITELMQTDLHKVIVSPQPLSSDHIKVFLYQILRGLKYLHSAGILHRDIKPGNLLVNSNCVLKICDFGLARVEELDESQHMTQEVVTQYYRAPEILMGSRHYRSAIDIWSVGCIFAELLGRRILFQAQSPIQQLDLITDLLGTPPLTAMRSACEGARAHILRGPHKPPSLSVLYMLSGEATHEAVHLLCRMLLFDPLKRISAKDALAHPYLEEGRLRYHTCMCHCCYSVSSGRVYTADFEPTATNRFDDSYEKSLTSVWQVKELVHRFITDQHQGKRPPLCINPHSAAFKTFIRSTAWHSSKVSKKEER; this comes from the exons ATGGCCTTCCCGGGCTCGGGCCGTTCCATTCCGGGGCAGCTGTGCGCGGGGGTGTTCAGTGGTCTCATCCAGCCCCCCCTGGGCCAAAAGTTCTACTGTCCCAATGGGGGAGGGGCTGTTCCTTCGCCTTTACCCCAAGCTCTCAGCGCCCCCCAGTGTAACGGGGAAGGGAGAGACCCGGAGCCCGACAGGCCCATCGGATACGGGGCATTCGGAGTGGTCTG GTCGGTGACTGACCCTCGGGATGGCAAACGTGTTGCTCTCAAGAAGATGCCGAACGTCTTCCAAAACCTGGTGTCCTGCAAGAGGGTCTTCAGAGAACTCAAGATGCTCTGCTTCTTCAAACACGACAAT GTTCTGTCGGCACTGGATATCCTGCAGCCCCCCCAGATCGACTGCTTTGAAGAGAT ATATGTGATCACAGAGCTCATGCAGACTGATCTGCACAAGGTTATAGTGTCCCCCCAGCCGCTCAGCTCCGACCACATCAAGGTTTTCCTCTATCAGATCCTACGCG GCCTGAAGTATCTGCACTCTGCTGGGATTCTGCACCGAGACATTAAACCAGGAAATCTGCTTGTCAACAGCAACTGTGTTCTAAag ATCTGTGACTTTGGCCTGGCCCGAGTGGAGGAACTGGACGAGTCCCAGCACATGACGCAGGAGGTGGTGACTCAGTATTACCGGGCCCCTGAGATCCTGATGGGGAGCCGACACTACCGCAGTGCCATTGATATCTGGTCTGTCGGCTGCATCTTCGCTGAACTCCTGGGACGAAGAATTCTTTTTCAGGCACAGAGCCCCATTCAACAG CTGGACCTGATCACGGATCTCCTGGGCACCCCCCCTCTCACCGCCATGCGCTCGGCCTGTGAGGGAGCAAGAGCTCACATTCTGCGTGGCCCCCACAAGCCG CCGTCCCTCTCAGTCCTGTACATGCTCTCGGGAGAAGCTACCCATGAGGCTGTTCACCTCCTGTGCCGGATGCTGCTGTTTGACCCG CTGAAGCGGATCTCTGCCAAGGATGCCCTGGCCCATCCCTATCTAGAAGAAGGTCGTCTGCGCTACCACACGTGTATGTGTCACTGCTGCTACTCCGTGTCCTCTGGGCGGGTCTACACTGCAGACTTCGAGCCCACGGCCACCAACCGATTTGATGACTCCTATGAGAAAAGCCTAACTTCTGTCTGGCAGGTCAAAG AGCTGGTTCATCGCTTTATCACTGACCAGCACCAGGGGAAGCGCCCCCCGCTGTGCATTAATCCGCACTCTGCAGCCTTCAAAACCTTCATCAG atcaaCAGCGTGGCATTCCTCAAAAGTTTCCAAGAAGGAAGAAAGATGA